One Electrophorus electricus isolate fEleEle1 chromosome 10, fEleEle1.pri, whole genome shotgun sequence genomic region harbors:
- the mrap2a gene encoding melanocortin-2 receptor accessory protein 2A, whose product MPSLLYSNTTASIPNSDYEWRYEYYDDEEPVSFEGLKAHRYSIVIGFWVGLAVFVIFMFFVLTLLTKTGAPHPESAEPCEDCVHLTSCVEELGRPRDPDNRQVGLARPLLEESRFLFNCYINEEEQVGQRSVNRACQAHVQSSSTESNGHVDTVGLVVQSAQEETRDDNEATFLAHFNIPNFVNSELSSTLGEDDLLLGDPPIIMDSESYSRSTHHIRD is encoded by the exons ATGCCTAGTTTACTGTACTCAAACACTACTGCTAGCATTCCCAATAGTGATTATGAATGGAGATACGAATACTACGATGACGAAGAACCTGTGTCCTTCGAGGGACTTAAGGCACATAGAT aTTCCATTGTAATTGGCTTCTGGGTGGGCCTTgcagtgtttgtcatttttatgtttttcgTGCTGACTCTTTTGACCAAAACAGGAGCTCCACATCCAGA AAGTGCTGAACCATGCGAGGATTGTGTGCATCTGACTAGCTGTGTTGAAGAACTAGGAAGGCCCCGGGACCCAGACAACAGACAGGTTGGTCTGGCCCGGCCTTTGCTGGAAGAATCGCGCTTTCTCTTTAACTGTTACATTAATGAAGAGGAGCAGGTGGGACAAAGAAGCGTGAACAGAGCCTGCCAAGCTCATGTACAGTCAAGCAGCACTGAGTCAAATGGACATGTGGACACCGTTGGTCTGGTTGTTCAGAGTGCACAGGAGGAAACGAGGGATGATAATGAGGCAACTTTTCTGGCTCATTTCAACATTCCAAACTTTGTGAACTCTGAGCTCAGTTCTACGCTGGGGGAAGATGACTTGCTGCTGGGAGACCCGCCGATAATCATGGACAGTGAGTCTTACAGCCGCAGCACCCACCACATTAGAGACTAA